A genome region from Chryseobacterium sp. G0186 includes the following:
- the tsf gene encoding translation elongation factor Ts encodes MSYTPAAADVAKLRNQTGAGMMDCKKALVEAEGDFEKAVDILRKKGQKVAANRADRESAEGAVIARVNEDNTLGVVISLNCETDFVAKNEAFIELAYELAEMAIFAATKEELLATDFHGMTVAEKLVEQTGVIGEKIEIGSFERIQGDFLGAYIHAGNKIAAITSLSAKVEGSDEAAKAVSMQVAAMNPIALDETRVSQETIDKELEIERHKLTEEGKPANIIDNILKGKMQRFYKDNTLVHQDFIKDASISVADYVKSVNADLKVTGFVRVSLA; translated from the coding sequence ATGTCTTATACACCAGCTGCTGCAGACGTAGCAAAATTGAGAAACCAAACAGGTGCAGGTATGATGGACTGCAAAAAAGCTTTAGTTGAAGCTGAAGGAGACTTCGAAAAAGCTGTAGATATCCTTAGAAAAAAAGGACAGAAAGTGGCTGCTAACAGAGCTGACAGAGAATCTGCTGAGGGTGCAGTAATCGCAAGAGTAAACGAAGACAACACTTTAGGTGTAGTAATCTCTCTAAACTGTGAAACTGACTTCGTTGCTAAAAATGAAGCTTTCATTGAATTAGCTTACGAACTAGCTGAAATGGCAATTTTTGCTGCTACTAAAGAAGAACTTTTAGCTACAGATTTCCACGGAATGACTGTTGCTGAGAAATTAGTTGAGCAAACAGGAGTTATCGGTGAGAAAATCGAGATCGGTTCTTTCGAAAGAATCCAAGGAGATTTCTTAGGAGCTTATATCCACGCTGGAAACAAAATCGCTGCAATCACTTCTCTTTCTGCTAAAGTAGAAGGATCTGACGAAGCTGCTAAAGCTGTTTCTATGCAGGTTGCTGCTATGAACCCAATCGCTTTGGATGAAACTAGAGTTTCTCAGGAGACTATCGATAAGGAATTAGAGATCGAAAGACACAAACTTACTGAAGAAGGGAAGCCTGCAAACATTATCGACAATATCTTGAAAGGTAAAATGCAGAGATTCTACAAAGACAACACTTTGGTACACCAAGACTTCATTAAAGATGCAAGTATCTCAGTTGCTGATTACGTAAAATCTGTAAACGCTGACCTAAAAGTAACAGGATTTGTAAGAGTAAGCCTAGCTTAA
- the gltX gene encoding glutamate--tRNA ligase, producing the protein MEKVRVRFAPSPTGPLHLGGVRTALYDYLFAKNQGGEFVLRIEDTDTARYVEGAEEYIEEALEWCGIIPDESPKKGGKFAPYRQSERRDIYDRYTEQILKTDYAYIAFDTPEELDAIRAEFEAKGDVFSYDNKTRNRLRNSLALSEEEVQRLLDEKTPYVVRFKMPVDRVLNLEDIIRGKSSVNTNTLDDKVLVKNDGMPTYHFANIIDDHEMEISHVIRGEEWLPSLGLHTLLYEAMQWEAPQFAHLSLILKPEGKGKLSKRDGDKFGFPVFPLDFRDPETGIISKGYRENGYLPDAFINMVALLGWSPADDKEILPLEEMIKEFDLHKVHKAGARFSKEKSEWFNHQYIQMKSDEELLEILKNTDLDLSGASDEKLLKVIHLMKERATFPKDIYENGKFFFEAPTAYDEKASKKAWNDETSAILGELATAFESTDFIAENLKQTMHDFAENKGLGMGKVMMPLRLALVGELKGPDVPDILEIIGKEESTSRISNAINNFK; encoded by the coding sequence ATGGAGAAAGTAAGAGTACGTTTTGCTCCAAGTCCTACCGGACCTTTACATTTGGGAGGCGTAAGAACTGCATTATATGATTACCTTTTTGCTAAAAATCAAGGGGGAGAATTTGTATTGAGAATTGAAGATACAGATACCGCAAGATATGTAGAAGGAGCTGAAGAATATATTGAAGAAGCTTTAGAATGGTGTGGTATCATTCCTGATGAAAGTCCTAAGAAAGGAGGAAAGTTTGCTCCTTACAGACAATCTGAAAGAAGAGACATCTATGACAGATATACAGAGCAGATCCTAAAAACAGATTATGCCTACATCGCTTTTGATACTCCGGAAGAACTGGACGCTATCCGTGCAGAATTTGAAGCAAAGGGTGATGTTTTCTCTTATGATAACAAAACAAGAAACCGTTTAAGAAATAGCCTTGCCCTTTCTGAAGAGGAAGTTCAAAGATTATTGGATGAAAAAACACCTTATGTGGTAAGATTTAAAATGCCTGTTGACAGAGTTTTAAATCTTGAGGACATTATCCGTGGAAAATCTTCTGTAAACACCAATACATTGGATGACAAGGTTCTTGTAAAAAATGACGGTATGCCTACTTACCACTTCGCCAACATCATTGATGATCATGAAATGGAAATTTCCCATGTCATTCGTGGTGAAGAATGGTTACCATCTTTAGGATTACATACTTTATTATATGAAGCAATGCAGTGGGAAGCACCACAGTTTGCTCACCTTTCTTTAATTTTAAAGCCTGAAGGAAAAGGAAAACTAAGCAAGAGAGACGGTGACAAGTTCGGATTCCCGGTATTCCCTCTTGATTTCAGGGATCCGGAAACGGGTATTATTTCTAAAGGGTACAGAGAAAACGGATATCTTCCTGATGCATTCATCAATATGGTGGCATTGTTAGGATGGTCTCCTGCAGATGATAAGGAAATTCTTCCTTTAGAGGAAATGATCAAGGAATTTGATCTTCACAAAGTACATAAGGCGGGAGCAAGATTCAGTAAGGAAAAGTCAGAATGGTTCAACCATCAGTATATTCAGATGAAGTCTGATGAAGAACTTCTTGAGATCCTTAAAAATACAGATCTTGATCTTTCAGGAGCTTCTGATGAAAAGCTTTTAAAAGTGATTCATTTGATGAAAGAAAGAGCTACTTTCCCGAAGGACATTTATGAAAATGGAAAATTCTTCTTTGAAGCTCCAACTGCTTATGATGAAAAAGCATCTAAAAAAGCATGGAATGACGAAACATCTGCTATTTTAGGAGAATTGGCTACAGCATTTGAATCTACAGACTTCATTGCGGAAAACCTAAAGCAGACTATGCATGATTTTGCGGAGAACAAAGGCTTGGGGATGGGTAAGGTAATGATGCCTTTACGCTTAGCTTTGGTTGGAGAACTGAAAGGACCTGATGTTCCAGACATCCTGGAAATCATTGGAAAAGAGGAAAGTACCTCTAGAATAAGCAATGCTATAAATAATTTTAAATAA
- a CDS encoding T9SS type B sorting domain-containing protein, whose amino-acid sequence MKKFLLAICTFLCLFLNAQLDSEHWFAPMSASSLQGNTPPQCYLYLSTNETTPFSVQVSNNNAVFSTVQVSKNNPVQLSVPSNYMIASTMNNLFTQNTMGLHVKGSKKFFANFRFSVPQQAEIITSKGMAGVGKTFFIGTAPTTSPKDYVNSTVGVTATEDNTTVTVSGYSSNIVFADGSVMPNRTFTINKGKSYILDVNSDMGGVNNRKGLLGAKLVANKPVSVTNGNFNGLYTTQNSTNVDILMDQAVPTERLGKDFIMVKGNGPNTVGMEKAMIIATENNTTLTINGTPLAGVNLNAGEYRMIEATSYINQGNGNYNMNISASKNVYVYQLLAGASGSTVYQTGGMNFIPPLSCFLPKEINEIGFINMIGGTAYNTKLNIITQTGATVTVNGNAVTGFAPVNGNPNWLTYSMSNVTGNITVASTKPVTAGIAAGNGAVGYGGYFAGFSSIPVISKTGDCYNGVLLEVDPGHDGYKWYFNGVEIPGATTPTINPDLYGTGIYTCYITKTGCESRLTAEYDYTACPPITTTTYDIGSCNTKVITPVFTSSPQTIVPANTSIIVQPTNGTVAINPVTGQISYTPNAGITADITDTFTYYIQGSGTPAAFEYFKIIVNTHVLQTTNDNMSSCAAANGNGTFNLKNANVTTDPTATVTYFTNANLTGSIANPTTYSGPSGTVYANVNSIYGCSKTATITLSTYPTPNINTSTFNANICDENLDGTVEVNFNNVTPQIVANSANFTVKYYLSQADANAGSTNTLPINWTYTANTTIYIRVTANVGDCPPALGQINFTIGNKISLLTDNVKNDICDNDLNGSESVNLNDYKALFTTDPGVVLSFYTSLADAKTGTNPIAASQTITSTGIFYVRFQSGTACPNTGVLTLTLKTPKKSNTLHDQIICSDEKILLNAGPGFSSYLWSNGATTSTIIATAGSYYVDLGFNGCVYRQHVNVTTAQSPTITRIDVSGTTATIHVTGGTAPYKYSLNGFDYQPSNIFTGLSRGLHTVYVLGSDGCRYITKQFLVINLINTITPNGDGINDVLNYSELRIKQDVAIEIADRYGASVYKSSDKNYIWDGKSNGRSLPTGTYWYVIRWTEPDSKLQVSYSGWLLIKNRE is encoded by the coding sequence ATGAAAAAATTTCTACTAGCTATTTGTACATTTCTTTGTTTATTCCTTAATGCACAGTTGGATTCTGAGCATTGGTTTGCTCCAATGTCTGCAAGTTCTCTTCAGGGAAACACACCTCCACAATGTTATTTATATCTGTCTACCAACGAGACCACTCCGTTTTCTGTACAGGTTTCCAATAATAACGCTGTGTTCTCTACCGTTCAGGTAAGTAAAAATAATCCCGTACAGCTTAGTGTTCCAAGCAATTATATGATTGCTTCTACCATGAACAATCTGTTTACCCAGAATACAATGGGGCTGCATGTAAAAGGATCTAAAAAATTCTTTGCCAACTTCAGGTTTTCGGTTCCTCAACAAGCTGAAATTATTACGTCTAAAGGAATGGCAGGAGTCGGAAAGACTTTCTTCATAGGAACAGCTCCCACTACTTCTCCAAAAGATTATGTAAACTCCACCGTAGGAGTTACCGCTACAGAAGACAACACCACAGTAACAGTATCAGGATATAGCTCTAACATTGTTTTTGCTGACGGCAGTGTAATGCCTAACAGAACATTTACCATTAATAAAGGAAAATCCTATATCCTTGATGTCAATAGTGACATGGGAGGGGTGAATAACAGAAAAGGACTGTTAGGTGCAAAGCTTGTTGCCAATAAGCCCGTATCGGTAACTAATGGTAACTTTAATGGACTTTATACCACTCAAAACAGCACTAATGTGGATATACTGATGGATCAGGCTGTGCCCACAGAGAGACTTGGAAAAGATTTTATCATGGTAAAAGGAAATGGTCCGAACACTGTAGGAATGGAAAAAGCCATGATTATTGCAACAGAGAACAATACTACCCTTACTATCAACGGAACTCCGTTAGCAGGTGTTAATCTTAATGCCGGGGAGTATCGCATGATTGAAGCTACAAGCTACATCAATCAGGGAAATGGAAATTACAACATGAATATTTCAGCCAGCAAAAATGTTTATGTCTACCAGCTTCTTGCGGGAGCTTCGGGAAGCACCGTTTATCAGACAGGAGGGATGAATTTTATTCCACCGCTAAGTTGTTTTTTGCCTAAAGAGATCAATGAGATAGGTTTTATTAATATGATAGGCGGTACTGCTTATAATACTAAACTTAATATCATTACTCAAACCGGAGCTACAGTAACCGTTAATGGAAATGCAGTGACAGGTTTTGCTCCTGTGAACGGAAATCCGAATTGGCTCACCTACTCTATGTCCAATGTAACAGGAAATATTACGGTAGCTTCTACAAAGCCGGTTACTGCAGGAATTGCTGCAGGAAATGGTGCAGTAGGATATGGTGGGTATTTTGCAGGGTTCTCTTCTATTCCTGTAATTTCTAAAACCGGTGATTGTTATAATGGGGTACTTCTGGAAGTAGATCCTGGTCATGATGGCTACAAGTGGTATTTTAACGGAGTGGAGATTCCCGGGGCTACAACTCCTACCATCAATCCTGATTTGTATGGAACCGGAATATATACCTGCTATATTACTAAAACAGGTTGTGAATCCAGGCTTACTGCAGAATATGATTATACAGCTTGTCCACCTATAACAACAACAACTTATGATATTGGTTCTTGTAATACAAAAGTGATTACTCCGGTATTTACCAGCTCACCTCAAACTATAGTTCCGGCTAATACAAGTATTATTGTACAGCCTACTAATGGAACTGTAGCAATAAACCCCGTAACCGGACAGATCTCCTATACTCCTAATGCAGGCATCACTGCAGATATCACCGATACATTTACCTATTATATTCAGGGGAGCGGAACTCCTGCAGCCTTTGAATATTTTAAAATTATAGTAAATACCCACGTTCTTCAAACAACGAATGACAACATGTCTTCTTGTGCTGCAGCGAATGGAAACGGAACATTTAATTTAAAAAATGCAAATGTAACAACAGATCCAACGGCAACGGTAACTTATTTTACAAATGCCAATTTAACTGGGTCCATTGCCAATCCGACAACTTATTCGGGGCCTTCAGGAACGGTCTACGCCAATGTAAATTCTATCTATGGATGTTCTAAAACAGCAACCATTACCTTAAGCACCTATCCTACTCCTAACATCAATACCAGTACCTTCAATGCCAATATTTGTGATGAAAATCTGGATGGAACCGTGGAAGTTAACTTCAACAACGTCACTCCACAGATTGTTGCCAACTCAGCCAATTTTACCGTAAAATATTACCTTAGCCAGGCAGATGCCAATGCCGGAAGCACCAATACACTTCCAATCAACTGGACCTATACTGCCAATACAACAATTTATATAAGGGTAACAGCCAATGTTGGAGATTGCCCGCCGGCTTTAGGACAAATCAATTTTACCATAGGAAACAAGATTTCTTTACTAACAGATAATGTAAAAAATGATATTTGTGATAATGACCTTAACGGTTCAGAATCTGTAAACCTTAATGATTACAAAGCTTTATTTACAACAGATCCGGGGGTAGTTTTATCATTTTATACATCACTTGCCGATGCTAAAACAGGAACCAACCCTATTGCGGCTTCACAAACGATTACTTCTACAGGTATATTTTATGTAAGATTCCAAAGTGGTACAGCTTGCCCCAATACCGGAGTATTAACACTTACCTTAAAAACGCCTAAAAAATCGAATACGCTTCATGATCAGATTATCTGTTCTGATGAAAAGATTCTGTTGAATGCAGGGCCCGGGTTTTCATCTTACTTATGGAGCAATGGAGCAACAACCTCTACTATTATTGCAACTGCAGGAAGCTATTACGTAGACCTTGGATTTAATGGATGTGTATATCGTCAACATGTCAATGTAACAACTGCCCAATCTCCTACTATTACAAGAATAGATGTTTCTGGTACTACAGCAACGATTCACGTCACTGGTGGAACTGCTCCATACAAATACTCATTAAATGGTTTTGATTACCAGCCATCTAATATTTTCACAGGATTATCAAGAGGGCTTCATACCGTATATGTATTAGGATCTGACGGATGTCGTTACATTACAAAGCAGTTTCTAGTCATTAATCTGATCAATACTATTACCCCTAATGGAGATGGCATCAATGATGTTCTGAATTATTCTGAGTTAAGAATAAAGCAGGATGTTGCCATAGAAATTGCAGACCGATATGGAGCCTCTGTTTATAAGTCTTCTGATAAAAATTATATTTGGGATGGGAAATCAAATGGAAGAAGTCTTCCCACGGGAACTTATTGGTATGTAATAAGATGGACAGAACCAGATTCCAAATTACAAGTTTCGTACTCAGGATGGCTTTTAATTAAAAATAGAGAATGA
- a CDS encoding DUF6759 domain-containing protein, translated as MKKIFFLLFICVFSLGFSQKKKKTKSKAVVEKETVIIYTEQEAEISKEARVIAGFIKQNPGHAKTDFLKKRLMDIIMADNSPEAKPTIKPISKEKIEKIVKNNELNSGKVLAANNATGNAKASTANTKNAEKTDKINDAINALKEERRVSYASVGSAKSAGTSTAKSEPSSDAKKTAAMLTHIFNNDINTTEAYINIKNRSNCNLIVKISGKKYYNLSVPAKGQNFILIDKGEYILTTMVCDAKYSSLKKITQDIEIALNIAD; from the coding sequence ATGAAAAAAATCTTCTTTCTCCTATTTATATGCGTTTTTTCTCTTGGATTTTCTCAAAAAAAGAAAAAAACAAAATCTAAGGCTGTTGTAGAAAAAGAAACAGTGATCATCTATACAGAGCAGGAAGCTGAGATTTCCAAGGAGGCAAGAGTGATTGCCGGCTTCATAAAACAGAACCCTGGTCATGCAAAAACAGATTTCTTAAAAAAGAGATTGATGGATATTATCATGGCTGATAATTCTCCGGAAGCGAAGCCTACCATTAAGCCAATCAGCAAAGAGAAAATTGAGAAGATTGTTAAAAATAATGAGCTAAACAGTGGTAAAGTACTTGCTGCCAATAATGCAACAGGGAATGCTAAGGCATCTACTGCCAATACTAAAAATGCTGAAAAGACTGATAAAATAAATGATGCGATCAATGCTTTGAAGGAAGAGAGACGGGTAAGTTATGCTTCGGTAGGATCTGCAAAAAGTGCAGGAACTTCAACAGCAAAGTCTGAACCCAGCAGTGATGCTAAGAAAACAGCAGCGATGCTAACTCATATTTTCAATAATGATATCAATACTACTGAAGCTTATATTAATATTAAAAACAGATCCAACTGTAATTTGATTGTGAAGATCAGTGGTAAGAAATACTATAATCTAAGCGTTCCTGCCAAGGGACAAAATTTTATTTTGATCGATAAAGGAGAATATATACTTACAACCATGGTATGTGATGCAAAGTATTCCTCGTTGAAGAAAATTACTCAGGATATTGAAATTGCCCTCAATATTGCTGATTAA
- a CDS encoding acetyl-CoA carboxylase carboxyltransferase subunit alpha, whose product MEYLSFELPIKELMDQYQTCSLVGEESGVDVKLACSQIEDKILEKKKEIYGNLTPWQRVQLSRHPDRPYTLDYINGMADKGSFLELHGDRNFADDPAMIGGLITLDGQKVMIIGTQKGRTTKERQFRRFGMPNPEGYRKALRLMKLAEKFNIPVVTLVDTPGAYPGLEAEERGQGEAIARNIFEMVQLKTPIFTYIIGEGASGGALGIGVGNKVYMLENTWYTVIAPESCSSILWRNWDHKEDAANALNLTPQDALREKFIDGIIEEPLGGAHYDQEATYLNLKNSILQNIKAFSKFTGQELETQRQDKFIAMGQFKG is encoded by the coding sequence ATGGAATATTTAAGTTTCGAACTTCCTATCAAAGAATTGATGGACCAATACCAGACGTGTTCTTTAGTAGGAGAAGAAAGTGGTGTTGATGTAAAATTAGCATGCAGCCAAATTGAGGATAAGATTTTGGAAAAGAAAAAAGAAATCTACGGAAATCTTACACCTTGGCAAAGAGTACAACTGTCCCGTCACCCGGATCGTCCTTATACATTGGACTACATCAACGGAATGGCAGACAAAGGTAGTTTCTTAGAACTTCATGGAGACAGAAATTTCGCTGATGACCCGGCAATGATTGGAGGATTGATTACCCTTGACGGTCAGAAAGTAATGATCATCGGGACTCAAAAAGGAAGAACAACTAAGGAGAGACAATTCAGAAGATTTGGAATGCCAAATCCTGAGGGATACAGAAAAGCTTTGAGATTGATGAAGCTTGCTGAAAAATTCAATATCCCTGTGGTAACTTTAGTAGATACACCGGGAGCTTATCCAGGATTGGAAGCTGAAGAAAGAGGACAAGGTGAAGCGATTGCAAGAAATATTTTTGAAATGGTTCAGCTGAAGACTCCGATCTTTACTTACATCATTGGAGAAGGGGCAAGTGGTGGAGCATTAGGAATAGGTGTAGGAAATAAAGTATATATGTTGGAAAACACATGGTATACCGTAATTGCACCAGAAAGCTGCTCTTCTATCTTATGGAGAAACTGGGATCACAAGGAAGATGCAGCCAATGCATTAAACCTTACTCCACAGGATGCTCTAAGAGAGAAATTCATTGATGGGATCATTGAGGAACCGCTTGGAGGGGCTCACTACGATCAGGAAGCCACTTATTTAAACTTGAAAAATTCTATTTTACAAAATATCAAGGCTTTTTCCAAATTTACAGGACAGGAGCTTGAAACCCAAAGACAGGATAAATTCATTGCGATGGGTCAGTTTAAAGGATAA
- a CDS encoding glycosyltransferase family 2 protein, whose amino-acid sequence MNNSIKISVVVPCYNQAIFLDDCIKSLIHQTYTNWECILVNDGSTDNTEEIALNWQKKDNRIKYVKKINGGLSSARNTGIQNVTGDFVQFLDCDDYLYHEKFEKSVKEISNQTNTVVITNFQLFDSATQTVLPPHCILKKEYFSQKEILLKWDNTFSIPIHCAIFSKDIVEKYKFNEELKAKEDWFFWLQAYENAPETHFIEEYLLAYRMNSASMTHNLFFMLENRIKAIDKLEQVILDKDLLREFFKQDLLATMNENLQLMERIQLLGYKRTMKYKINKVLKILGMKKK is encoded by the coding sequence ATGAATAATTCCATAAAGATATCTGTCGTTGTTCCCTGTTATAATCAGGCCATTTTTCTGGATGATTGCATTAAATCCTTAATACATCAGACGTATACAAACTGGGAATGTATTCTGGTCAATGACGGCAGTACAGACAATACGGAAGAAATAGCCCTGAACTGGCAGAAAAAGGACAACAGAATAAAATACGTAAAAAAAATAAACGGAGGTTTAAGTTCAGCCAGAAATACAGGTATTCAAAATGTTACCGGCGACTTTGTTCAGTTTCTGGATTGTGATGATTATCTTTATCATGAGAAATTTGAAAAATCCGTTAAGGAAATCAGCAATCAGACAAATACTGTTGTTATTACTAATTTTCAATTATTTGATAGTGCTACACAAACCGTTCTTCCACCACACTGCATTCTGAAAAAGGAATATTTCAGTCAAAAAGAAATTTTGCTTAAGTGGGACAATACCTTTTCCATTCCTATTCACTGTGCTATCTTTTCAAAGGATATTGTCGAAAAATATAAGTTCAACGAAGAACTTAAAGCCAAAGAAGATTGGTTTTTTTGGCTGCAAGCTTATGAAAATGCCCCAGAAACTCATTTTATTGAAGAATATCTTTTGGCATACAGAATGAATTCTGCCAGTATGACGCATAATCTGTTTTTTATGCTTGAGAACAGGATAAAAGCAATTGACAAACTGGAACAGGTAATTTTAGATAAAGATTTATTAAGAGAATTCTTCAAACAAGATCTTTTGGCTACAATGAATGAAAATCTACAGCTGATGGAAAGAATTCAATTGCTAGGCTATAAAAGAACCATGAAATATAAAATCAATAAGGTTTTAAAAATATTGGGAATGAAAAAGAAATAA